In one Ananas comosus cultivar F153 linkage group 12, ASM154086v1, whole genome shotgun sequence genomic region, the following are encoded:
- the LOC109718593 gene encoding uncharacterized protein LOC109718593 translates to MEMGSEAPSPTPDDAAAAEAMFAKRGCCCFWVPWPRDAWERIRPPAGSPVNTTVSTTASAITPVDRRDHDDHVAATAGGPTTRRWWWDRGVRALRKVREWSEVIAGPRWKTFLRRLGRRRRGGASAGAGGRFGYDPLSYARNFDERNGSGGNGGGADDSDDDAFRRGFSVRYAALPVSTKSSMDLGDLSDGGGEIVPWTRFTA, encoded by the coding sequence ATGGAAATGGGGTCGGAGGCACCGTCGCCGACCCCAGACGACGCTGCGGCCGCGGAGGCGATGTTCGCGAAGCGCGGGTGCTGCTGCTTCTGGGTACCATGGCCGCGGGACGCTTGGGAGCGCATTCGTCCCCCCGCAGGGTCGCCAGTAAATACCACTGTCTCAACTACTGCTTCCGCCATTACTCCTGTGGACAGGAGGGACCACGACGATCACGTTGCGGCGACAGCAGGGGGCCCCACCACCCGCCGCTGGTGGTGGGACCGCGGCGTCCGGGCCCTCCGGAAGGTGCGGGAGTGGTCGGAGGTCATCGCTGGCCCCCGCTGGAAGAccttcctccgccgcctcggccgccgccggcgcggcggcgcaagcgCCGGAGCCGGCGGCCGGTTCGGGTACGACCCGCTGAGCTACGCACGCAACTTCGACGAGAGAAACGGGAGCGGCGGCAACGGCGGTGGAGCCGACgactccgacgacgacgccttcCGCCGCGGCTTCTCGGTGCGGTACGCGGCGCTGCCCGTGTCCACCAAGTCGTCGATGGACCTCGGCGACCTctccgacggcggcggcgagatCGTCCCGTGGACCCGGTTCACCGCGTAG